From the Homo sapiens chromosome 1, GRCh38.p14 Primary Assembly genome, one window contains:
- the CORT gene encoding cortistatin preproprotein → MPLSPGLLLLLLSGATATAALPLEGGPTGRDSEHMQEAAGIRKSSLLTFLAWWFEWTSQASAGPLIGEEAREVARRQEGAPPQQSARRDRMPCRNFFWKTFSSCK, encoded by the exons ATGCCATTGTCCCCcggcctcctgctgctgctgctctccgGGGCCACGGCCACCGCTGCCCTGCCCCTGGAGGGTGGCCCCACCGGCCGAGACAGCGAG CATATGCAGGAAGCGGCAGGAATAAGGAAAAGCAGCCTCCTGACTTTCCTCGCTTGGTGGTTTGAGTGGACCTCCCAGGCCAGTGCCGGGCCCCTCATAGGAGAGGAAGCCCGGGAGGTGGCCAGGCGGCAGGAAGGCGCACCCCCCCAGCAATCTGCGCGCCGGGACAGAATGCCCTGCAGGAACTTCTTCTGGAAGACCTTCTCCTCCTGCAAATAA